A part of Dermacentor variabilis isolate Ectoservices chromosome 10, ASM5094787v1, whole genome shotgun sequence genomic DNA contains:
- the asf1 gene encoding histone chaperone asf1 encodes MAKVHVCNVVVLDNPSLFFNPFQFEITFECIEDLKEDLEWKIIYVGSAESEDYDQILDTVYVGPVPEGRHMFVFQADPPDPNKIPVQDAVGVTVVLLTCSYRSKEFIRVGYYVNNEYTDPELKENPPSTPQFDRLQRNILATNPRVTRFKIDWDDNPGVENIPPSSSNVDSNQMPTSVSEDSIGPLLKAPVLMNDSNQSMEVV; translated from the exons ATGGCCAAAGTCCACGTTTGCAACGTTGTGGTGCTGGACAATCCGTCTCTGTTCTTCAACCCTTTCCAATTTGAAATAACTTTCGAGTGCATCGAAGACCTCAAAGAAG ACCTGGAATGGAAAATTATCTATGTCGGCTCAGCTGAGAGCGAAGATTACGACCAGATACTCGACACGGTCTACGTGGGACCCGTTCCAGAGGGCAGACATATGTTCGTGTTTCAG GCGGACCCTCCAGATCCCAACAAGATCCCGGTGCAAGATGCCGTTGGGGTCACGGTCGTGCTGCTGACTTGCTCTTACAGGAGCAAGGAGTTTATCCGCGTGGGTTACTATGTCAACAATGAGTACACAGATCCAGAGCTCAAGGAGAACCCACCGTCAACTCCCCAGTTTGACAGG CTACAGCGAAACATCTTGGCCACAAACCCACGTGTGACACGGTTCAAGATTGACTGGGATGACAACCCCGGTGTTGAAAATATCCCACCCAGCTCCTCTAATGTGGACTCCAATCAGATGCCAACCTCAGTGTCCGAGGACAGCATTGGTCCACTTCTCAAGGCCCCTGTGCTGATGAATGACAGCAACCAAAGCATGGAAGTTGTATGA